The region TCTGACTAATCGCGACGTGCAGGCGGTCATCGAGACGCTGATCGACGTGTGGACCGACGAACTGGTCAGCGGCGGCCGGATTGAGATCGAGAATTTCATGGTGATCACCACACATCCGGCGAACAAGCGTGTTCTCGTAAGGATGAGTAAGCGCCTTTTGAGCCTATGCAAGACCGAATTGGGTAAAAGGTACTAGCGAGATACAATTCATTTCGCATCGTTTCCTTATCTCAGCGCTTATGTCGAACAGCCTAGCAGGCCAAACCCTTGGGAAGTATGAACTGCGCGACCTGCTTGGTGAAGGCGGTATGGGTGCGGTTTATCGTGCCTACGACCACAGCCTGAACCGGCAGGTAGCTGTCAAAGTCATCAGCCTCGCCAAGAACGATCCCGAGCTGCAAGCCCGCTTCATCCGCGAAGCGCAGACCGCTGCCGCGCTCGAACACAGCCACATCGTCCGCGTCTACGACTACGGTATCGATCGCGAGATCAGCTATGTCGTGATGCAGCACCTGACCGGCGGATCGCTGTCCGAGCGCATCAAGCAGGCGACGCGGCAGGGACGCCCGCTCGCCAGCCTCAGCGAAGTGTCGCTGCTGCTCGACCAGCTCGCCAGTGCGCTCGATTACGCCCACCTTCAGGGCGTGATCCACCGTGACATCAAGCCGCAGAACGTCATGTTCAACAATCAGGGACAGGCGTTCATCGTCGATTTCGGGATCGCCAAGCTGATCTCGGGGTCGACCAACCTGACCCATTCTGGCATGGCGATGGGCACGCCAAGCTACATGTCGCCTGAGCAGTGGGCGAGTAGGGAACTCACACCCGCTGCCGATCAGTACGCGCTCGGCATCATGACCTATCAACTGATCTCGGGCCGGCTTCCGTTCGAGGCCGAAACGCCGCTGCAGGTCATGTACAAGCACATGAACGATCAGCCGACGCCGCTGAGCACGTTCCGGCCGGACATCCCGCCCTCGCTGCTGCTGGTGATCGACCGCGCGCTGTCGAAAGACTATCATCAGCGGTTCCCCAACTGCACCCAGTTTGCGCAAGCTTTCGGCGCCGCGGTGAGCGGGACGCAAGCCGGCAGCACGGAGTACTTCACGTTCAAGCTGGCAGCGGCCAAACCGTCCGGGTTGCCCTACACTCCGACCCCAAGCCAACCTCCGCCGGCGACACCGACGCCCGGCAGCAGTCCGTCGATGCCGGCGCTTCCTGCGGCACGTCCGGCACAGCGCTCGCGCGGTTTGCTGATCGGCGTGATCGGCATCGTTGCGACCGTAGCAATTCTGGCCGCGCTGCTGCTCGGCGGACGCGGCACAGGCGACGTCGAGATGACCGTGACTGCCCAGCATCTGACGCTAATTGCAGCAGGTCTGTCCACCGACAGCGCGGCGACGCAGCGGAGCGGCATCGAAGTCCTCGTAACCGATACACGTGAGCCGACAGTTACGGACACGCCCAGCGCGACACGGACCGCCACGCAGACCGTTCCGCCGACAGCGACCGCGACGCTGAGTGCCCGCGAAGCCGCGCTGGCCACGGTGAATGCAGCGCCGGCGCTGACCGAGACGCAGCGCGCGCTCACGCCGACCGAAGACTTCGAGGCGACGATTCGGGCGGAGATCACCAACGTATATCTCGAGGCGCTGACCGAGACGGCGACGCACCGACCGCCGACTGCCACCCTCACACCAACGCCATCCTTCGCCGCGACGAACACGCCCACCTACACGCCGTCGGTTACGGCATCACACACACCAACATTCACCCCAACCGACACGGCAACGGCCACCAGCACCGATACCCCGACCGTAACCCCGTCGAACACGCCGACGGCAACCGCGACGCTCACCTTCACGCCAACCGAGGATGTTGCGGCAACGCTGGCCGTCGAGCTGACGGCCGCGTTCATCGTCGGTGAGACGGCAACTGCCGAGTCATGGACAGACACGCCGACGGCCTCGTTCACGCCAACCGTGACGGCGACTCCCACAGGTACGCTGACGCCGTCATCGACGCATACGTCAACCGCGACTCCGACCGATACGCCGACATTTACGCTTACACCCACGGACACGCCAACCGCGACGCCGACGGCGAGTGACACACTCACTCCGACGCTGACCTCGACGCCGACAGAAACAGCGACTGCCACAGACACTGCCACAGCGACGCCAACGCTCACCGCCACCCGGACACCGACGCTCACCTTCACGCCAAGCGTGACCCCAACCCAGACCGCGACGTCCGATCAGCCGACGCCGACATTGACCCCGACTGAGGTGATCACTGGTAGAGTGGCATCGTCGCAAGCCGTGAACGTGCGGCAAGGGCCCGGGACAATATACGATCTCGAATTCGTCTTGCGTTCCGGAGCGCAGTTCACGGCATCGGGTCAGAACAAGGACGCTACCTGGCTGAAGATCAGGTCCGAGGACGGTCGTTCCGGCTGGATTGCGTCCTCACTCGTTAGGCTCGACACTTCCCTTCCTGATCCTGGTTACGTACTACGGAATGCAGACTGGACTCCGGTCGAGCGCGAGTTCGATGGGGTGCCCATGATGCTTGTCCCCGCTGGATGCTTCGACATGGGAAGCGAGAACGGAGCGTCCGACGAACGGCCTGTGCATGAGCAATGCATTCTAGAGCCATTATGGATCGACAAGACTGAAGTCACTCAAGAACAATTTCGACGTTTCGGCGGAGTACAAGCACGTCCTAGTGTATTCCAGGGAGAAGACCTTCCCGTCGAGAACATTACTTGGTTTGAAGCACGCGACTTCTGTGCCTTGCGCGGAGCTCGCCTGCCTTCCGAAGCAGAATGGGAATACGCGGCACGCGGTCCAGATAACTTGGCATATCCTTGGGGCGACACGTTTGAGTCGCCACGAGTAGTATTTAGGCAAACTGCAGGCGGGTCTACGAATGAAGTGGGAACCCTTGGGTCAAATGCGTCATGGGTAGGTGCGCTTGACCTAATCGGCAATGTCTGGGAATGGACTGAAAGCGATTATGCGCCTTTTCCCTTCAGTGGAATGGGTGTCACCCCTCCAATCAACACCAGTTCATCGACACTTCGAGTTCTCCGGGGTGGATCATACACAAGTCCTGCAGAGAACTTGAACGCGTTGCGTCGCTTTGCGCCTCAAGCGACTTACATCTACTCCAATATCGGCGTTCGGTGTGTGAAGGACCACGAATCTGGTGAGTCAATCGACCCCGACAGTGCGGACAGTAGTACCGTAGAAAGTATGGTTGAGGCTACATCTGCATTTGAGCTTCCTCAGAATTTGCCTATACTGATCAACTCGGTCGAGATCCCTGGTCGAGTCATCTCGCCCCAGTCAGTCAATGTTCGGTCTGGGCCAGGAACCAACTATGGAATAATCGCAGTCGCACAACCGGGTGAGATCGTGACTGCTGTTGGCATCAGTACGACGGGAGATTGGGTACGGATACGTGTCGCTGCAGAGCGCGTGGGGTGGATTTCCTCATCTTTTGTGGAGCTAGACGGTTCATTCGACGATTCCGGTCTTATACTGCGTAATTTGGATTGGGATCCCGTCATCCGTGATTTTGGAGCAGCGAACATGGTCCTTGTTCCATCAGGATGTTTCGAAATGGGGACAGAAGGTGCTGAGCCCGCCCTACGTCCGACACACGTTGTATGCATAGAGAAGCCTTACTGGCTCGATCAAACAGAGGTGACGCAGGCGCAGTTTGAATCGAGTGGCGGAATCAAGGCCAAGCCAAACTACTTCACTGGATCAAGCAATCCCGTTGAACAAGTAACTTGGTTTGAAGCACGCGATTACTGCCTAAGCATTGGTGCCAGACTTCCGTCCGAAGCGGAGTGGGAATTCGCGGCACGAGGTCCTGACGGTCTTACGTATCCTTGGGGCAATGAACCAACAAGCGACGTAGCAAGTGTTCTTTCAGAACCGCGCGCCAGGACCGCAGCCGTTGGACGCTATCCCGATGGAGCTTCGTGGGTTGGTGCGCTTGACATGTCCGGCAATGTCTGGGAGTGGACGAGCAGTGTCTACGCTGGATATCCATACGGCAGTCAGAGCGAAAGCGAAGCTACTAGCGCCGATCTCCAACGGGTTATTCGTGGAGGATCATGGGTCTATGATCCCCGAGATCTTAGAAGTGTTATCCGAAGTAGAATCGGTCCGAGCTATTGGAACAAGTATCTCGGCTTTCGTTGTGCGCGAGACTATGACGGCAGTTGAGTTGATTGATTAAGCAAGCTCATATTGGTCGTTGTGGTGGCTGTCTATA is a window of Candidatus Flexicrinis affinis DNA encoding:
- a CDS encoding HU family DNA-binding protein, translated to MSLNKKSMVREIGRRTRLTNRDVQAVIETLIDVWTDELVSGGRIEIENFMVITTHPANKRVLVRMSKRLLSLCKTELGKRY
- a CDS encoding SUMF1/EgtB/PvdO family nonheme iron enzyme; translated protein: MSNSLAGQTLGKYELRDLLGEGGMGAVYRAYDHSLNRQVAVKVISLAKNDPELQARFIREAQTAAALEHSHIVRVYDYGIDREISYVVMQHLTGGSLSERIKQATRQGRPLASLSEVSLLLDQLASALDYAHLQGVIHRDIKPQNVMFNNQGQAFIVDFGIAKLISGSTNLTHSGMAMGTPSYMSPEQWASRELTPAADQYALGIMTYQLISGRLPFEAETPLQVMYKHMNDQPTPLSTFRPDIPPSLLLVIDRALSKDYHQRFPNCTQFAQAFGAAVSGTQAGSTEYFTFKLAAAKPSGLPYTPTPSQPPPATPTPGSSPSMPALPAARPAQRSRGLLIGVIGIVATVAILAALLLGGRGTGDVEMTVTAQHLTLIAAGLSTDSAATQRSGIEVLVTDTREPTVTDTPSATRTATQTVPPTATATLSAREAALATVNAAPALTETQRALTPTEDFEATIRAEITNVYLEALTETATHRPPTATLTPTPSFAATNTPTYTPSVTASHTPTFTPTDTATATSTDTPTVTPSNTPTATATLTFTPTEDVAATLAVELTAAFIVGETATAESWTDTPTASFTPTVTATPTGTLTPSSTHTSTATPTDTPTFTLTPTDTPTATPTASDTLTPTLTSTPTETATATDTATATPTLTATRTPTLTFTPSVTPTQTATSDQPTPTLTPTEVITGRVASSQAVNVRQGPGTIYDLEFVLRSGAQFTASGQNKDATWLKIRSEDGRSGWIASSLVRLDTSLPDPGYVLRNADWTPVEREFDGVPMMLVPAGCFDMGSENGASDERPVHEQCILEPLWIDKTEVTQEQFRRFGGVQARPSVFQGEDLPVENITWFEARDFCALRGARLPSEAEWEYAARGPDNLAYPWGDTFESPRVVFRQTAGGSTNEVGTLGSNASWVGALDLIGNVWEWTESDYAPFPFSGMGVTPPINTSSSTLRVLRGGSYTSPAENLNALRRFAPQATYIYSNIGVRCVKDHESGESIDPDSADSSTVESMVEATSAFELPQNLPILINSVEIPGRVISPQSVNVRSGPGTNYGIIAVAQPGEIVTAVGISTTGDWVRIRVAAERVGWISSSFVELDGSFDDSGLILRNLDWDPVIRDFGAANMVLVPSGCFEMGTEGAEPALRPTHVVCIEKPYWLDQTEVTQAQFESSGGIKAKPNYFTGSSNPVEQVTWFEARDYCLSIGARLPSEAEWEFAARGPDGLTYPWGNEPTSDVASVLSEPRARTAAVGRYPDGASWVGALDMSGNVWEWTSSVYAGYPYGSQSESEATSADLQRVIRGGSWVYDPRDLRSVIRSRIGPSYWNKYLGFRCARDYDGS